The following are encoded in a window of Roseimicrobium gellanilyticum genomic DNA:
- a CDS encoding molybdopterin-dependent oxidoreductase, protein MNAHLDRREILKLSALAGAGAVAAARAGASAVAASLPSETGAIKWDKAPCRFCGTGCHVRVGVKEGRVVAIEGDQLAEVNKGLLCVKGYHVGLALYGKDRLTRPMLRKGGKLEPISWEEAIEVVAQRIMTSPEKFAIYGSGQWTIPEGYAANKLMKAGLSNNHIEPNARLCMASAVTGFLSVYGVDEPAGAYDDLDKCDVLILWGNNMAEMHPVLFSRVIDRRARGEKVTIIDLGTRRTRSSEFADHYWEFKPNGDLAIANGIAHLLLKNGTYDKEFVERHCAFRQDKTAAALHGESMTFEDYKATLAPFTPEHVAQLSGVPAEKIQMLADLFGNRDLRITSTWCMGFNQHNRATDINRLCHSIHLLSGHFGKPGDAPTSLTGQPSACGTAREVGTMCHFLPGGRLVENAEHRADAENLWNVPAGRIKPKMGYHTVLLWEKFCTPTDKGGDISTVWVQVTNPGQSLPNLHKLFQAKKDLEDKFLIVSDVYPTATTELADLVLPSAMWVEKNGIYGNSERRTQQWFKMVNPPGEARDDAWQNIAVARKLFELGHAGMKDKEGKFLFTFKDEAGKDVPAWEWPHYHDLNVDKALFEEYRAFSRLKHKDLAPYDEYVKARGLRWPVVQQPDGSWRETRFRFAEFDDPYVKKGAGIQFYHSTTKDDRAQVWFAPYTPPAEAPDAAFPFWLCTGRVLEHWHTGTMTMRIPQLHGAVPFAYVEMHAADAEERNISNGDSVVVKTRRGELRLPVWVNGRSQPPRGNLFIPFFDERLLCNLLTLDVTCPISKEPDYKKCAAAVVKAGLAAGAGTF, encoded by the coding sequence ATGAATGCGCATCTCGATCGTCGGGAGATCTTGAAGCTCTCTGCGCTGGCCGGAGCTGGCGCCGTCGCCGCGGCACGTGCAGGTGCCAGCGCAGTCGCGGCTTCACTTCCCTCGGAGACGGGAGCCATCAAATGGGACAAAGCCCCCTGTCGATTCTGCGGTACAGGCTGCCACGTGCGGGTGGGAGTGAAGGAAGGACGGGTGGTAGCCATCGAGGGAGACCAACTCGCTGAGGTGAATAAAGGCCTGCTATGCGTGAAGGGCTACCACGTGGGACTCGCTCTCTATGGCAAGGATCGGCTTACCCGGCCCATGCTGCGCAAAGGTGGAAAGCTGGAACCTATCTCTTGGGAGGAGGCCATCGAAGTGGTGGCTCAGCGCATCATGACCTCGCCGGAGAAGTTCGCCATCTATGGCTCGGGACAATGGACCATCCCCGAGGGCTACGCGGCAAACAAGCTCATGAAGGCCGGGCTTTCCAACAACCACATCGAGCCAAACGCCCGTCTTTGCATGGCCAGCGCCGTGACGGGATTCCTGAGCGTCTATGGTGTGGATGAGCCGGCCGGGGCCTACGACGATCTGGACAAGTGTGATGTGCTGATCCTCTGGGGCAATAACATGGCCGAAATGCATCCCGTGCTCTTCAGCAGGGTCATCGACCGCCGTGCCCGCGGGGAAAAAGTCACCATCATCGACCTCGGCACGCGACGCACCCGCAGTTCGGAGTTTGCGGATCACTATTGGGAGTTCAAGCCGAATGGCGACCTTGCCATTGCCAATGGCATCGCTCATCTCCTGCTGAAGAATGGCACCTATGACAAGGAGTTCGTGGAGCGCCACTGTGCCTTCCGTCAGGACAAGACCGCTGCAGCCCTCCACGGCGAGTCCATGACCTTCGAGGACTACAAGGCCACACTCGCCCCCTTCACCCCTGAACATGTGGCCCAACTCTCGGGTGTGCCCGCGGAGAAGATCCAGATGCTGGCCGATCTCTTCGGCAATCGCGACCTCCGCATCACCAGCACGTGGTGCATGGGATTCAACCAGCACAACCGCGCGACGGACATCAACCGTCTCTGCCATTCCATCCACCTGCTAAGCGGCCACTTCGGCAAGCCTGGGGACGCCCCCACCTCCTTGACCGGTCAACCGAGCGCCTGTGGCACAGCGCGTGAGGTCGGCACCATGTGCCACTTCCTTCCGGGCGGACGCCTCGTGGAGAATGCCGAGCATCGCGCGGACGCGGAGAACCTCTGGAACGTTCCGGCCGGACGCATCAAGCCGAAGATGGGATACCACACCGTGCTCCTGTGGGAAAAATTTTGCACACCCACGGACAAGGGTGGTGACATCAGCACCGTGTGGGTCCAGGTGACGAATCCCGGACAGTCACTCCCCAACCTTCACAAGCTCTTCCAGGCGAAGAAGGACCTGGAGGACAAATTCCTCATCGTCTCGGATGTGTATCCCACCGCGACCACCGAACTGGCAGATCTCGTGTTGCCCTCGGCCATGTGGGTCGAGAAGAACGGCATCTACGGCAATTCCGAGAGACGCACGCAACAGTGGTTCAAGATGGTGAATCCGCCGGGAGAAGCCCGCGACGACGCCTGGCAGAATATTGCGGTCGCACGCAAGCTGTTCGAGCTCGGGCATGCCGGTATGAAGGACAAGGAAGGAAAATTTCTCTTCACCTTCAAGGACGAGGCGGGGAAAGACGTTCCTGCGTGGGAGTGGCCCCACTACCACGACCTCAATGTCGACAAGGCGCTCTTTGAAGAATACCGCGCCTTCTCCCGGCTGAAACACAAGGACCTCGCTCCCTACGATGAATATGTGAAGGCGCGCGGACTGCGCTGGCCGGTGGTGCAGCAGCCCGATGGGTCGTGGCGCGAAACGAGATTCCGCTTTGCCGAGTTCGATGATCCCTACGTGAAGAAGGGTGCAGGGATCCAGTTTTACCATTCCACTACCAAGGACGATCGCGCGCAGGTGTGGTTTGCCCCCTACACCCCACCGGCAGAGGCGCCCGATGCGGCATTTCCCTTCTGGCTGTGTACAGGCCGGGTCCTGGAGCACTGGCATACCGGCACCATGACGATGCGCATCCCTCAACTGCACGGCGCCGTTCCCTTTGCTTATGTGGAAATGCACGCCGCAGACGCGGAGGAACGCAACATCAGCAATGGCGACAGCGTGGTGGTCAAGACACGGCGGGGAGAACTGCGGCTGCCCGTCTGGGTAAATGGACGCAGCCAACCTCCGCGCGGCAATCTGTTCATTCCTTTCTTTGATGAGCGCCTGCTCTGCAATCTTCTGACTTTGGATGTGACGTGTCCGATCTCCAAGGAACCGGACTACAAGAAATGCGCAGCTGCTGTGGTGAAAGCAGGGCTCGCCGCCGGCGCAGGAACCTTTTGA
- a CDS encoding nitrate reductase cytochrome c-type subunit: MNPLTPAERERRAKWLKVGGVVLMTTAVSGFFMGLLQTRSQLNLTVPLQLVTDARDLTEVPPGSVPIAVSYAKQDWLREGSNAQWRNDLAKLIQPPPPPGPLQPATDEQRAQALHQRELRRAYDGAPPVVPHPITQESSASCLACHGPGLVVKDKTASKVSHAHFSSCTQCHVPGNGPQLQPSETTLLAEFGEGNTFHGIASHGKGTRAWPGAPPTVPHPTQMRSDCMSCHGPTGLAGLRTSHPERQQCVQCHVPTQPGLPIGIFTALSSWASKEETKEGADE; the protein is encoded by the coding sequence ATGAACCCACTCACGCCAGCCGAACGGGAACGCCGCGCCAAATGGCTGAAGGTGGGTGGCGTGGTGTTGATGACCACTGCAGTGAGCGGGTTCTTCATGGGGCTGCTGCAAACACGATCGCAATTGAACCTGACCGTTCCGCTGCAACTCGTGACGGATGCGCGGGACCTCACCGAAGTGCCGCCCGGCAGCGTACCGATTGCGGTGTCTTATGCGAAGCAAGACTGGCTCCGTGAAGGCAGCAACGCGCAGTGGCGCAATGATCTGGCGAAGCTCATCCAGCCGCCACCACCTCCAGGTCCGCTCCAACCGGCGACTGATGAACAGCGCGCCCAGGCACTCCACCAGCGCGAACTGCGGCGTGCTTACGATGGCGCTCCTCCCGTCGTGCCTCACCCCATCACCCAGGAGTCATCCGCCTCGTGTCTGGCCTGTCATGGCCCGGGGCTGGTCGTGAAGGACAAGACCGCTTCAAAAGTCAGCCATGCGCACTTCTCGAGCTGCACCCAGTGCCACGTGCCGGGAAACGGCCCACAACTGCAGCCGTCCGAGACGACCTTGCTGGCTGAATTCGGAGAGGGGAACACGTTCCATGGCATCGCGTCCCATGGTAAAGGCACACGAGCCTGGCCTGGCGCACCGCCGACGGTGCCACATCCCACGCAGATGCGCTCGGACTGCATGAGCTGCCACGGACCAACGGGATTGGCAGGATTGCGCACGAGTCATCCAGAGAGGCAACAGTGCGTGCAATGTCATGTGCCCACCCAGCCAGGCCTTCCGATTGGAATCTTCACAGCATTGTCTTCATGGGCTTCAAAGGAAGAGACCAAAGAAGGAGCGGACGAGTGA
- a CDS encoding 4Fe-4S binding protein, translated as MPTVLAEACTGCGICFDVCPAPRKAVLMLAKKPIPPVG; from the coding sequence ATGCCCACGGTGCTCGCTGAGGCATGCACCGGATGCGGTATTTGTTTTGATGTCTGCCCCGCTCCGCGCAAAGCCGTCCTCATGCTGGCAAAGAAGCCAATCCCACCGGTGGGATGA
- the glpK gene encoding glycerol kinase GlpK, with protein sequence MSYVLSLDAGTTSVRAIVFDHDGQIKSVAQKEIRQIYPKPGWVEHDPQEIWFSQISVAVEALGRARIRPSDVAAVGITNQRETTVVWDRHTGDAICNAIVWQDRRTAGMCDEIRAAGHEKMIQQRTGLLIDAYFSATKVAWMLENVPGARKKAEAGDLLFGTVDTWLVWKLTSGKNAHVTDPSNASRTMLYNIQTGEWDKKLCKLFNVPLSMLPEVRSSSEVYGEISTSLGLQGVPVAGIAGDQQAALFGQMCVKTGLSKNTYGTGCFLLQNIGTTPVASKQRLLTTVAWQLGKKREFALEGSVFIGGAVVQWLRDGLQLVRSAQEVDMLAASVQDSGGVFLVPAFAGLGAPHWDAYARGTIVGLTRDTSAAHIARAALEGVAFQIADLMDAIVADTGKKLPELRVDGGASKSEPLMQFQADLLGVPVVRPVVTETTALGAAYLAGLAVGFWKDTGEISHQWQIDKTFEPKMPRARVQELRERWNEALKRAQGWERQDSKPAKKKPARKSAKKK encoded by the coding sequence ATGTCCTACGTCCTCTCTCTTGATGCCGGCACCACGAGTGTGCGTGCCATTGTTTTTGACCACGACGGCCAGATCAAGTCCGTGGCACAAAAGGAAATACGCCAGATCTATCCGAAACCCGGATGGGTGGAGCATGACCCGCAGGAGATCTGGTTCTCCCAGATCTCCGTGGCGGTGGAGGCATTGGGTAGGGCGCGAATCCGTCCGAGTGACGTCGCAGCGGTGGGCATCACCAACCAACGGGAAACCACGGTGGTGTGGGATCGCCACACGGGGGATGCCATCTGCAATGCCATTGTATGGCAGGACAGGCGCACGGCAGGCATGTGCGATGAAATTCGCGCTGCCGGCCACGAAAAGATGATCCAGCAACGTACTGGCCTGCTCATTGATGCCTACTTCTCCGCGACGAAGGTCGCGTGGATGCTGGAAAATGTTCCCGGCGCACGAAAGAAGGCAGAGGCGGGAGACCTGCTTTTTGGCACGGTGGACACGTGGCTCGTGTGGAAGCTCACCAGTGGCAAGAATGCGCACGTGACGGATCCGAGCAACGCCTCCCGCACGATGCTCTACAACATCCAGACGGGTGAATGGGACAAGAAGCTGTGCAAGCTCTTCAATGTCCCGCTGAGCATGCTGCCGGAGGTGCGCTCCTCCAGCGAAGTGTACGGAGAGATCAGCACCTCGCTCGGTCTGCAAGGCGTGCCGGTGGCGGGCATCGCAGGTGACCAGCAGGCTGCTCTCTTCGGCCAGATGTGTGTGAAGACTGGCCTGAGCAAAAATACATATGGCACCGGTTGCTTCCTGCTGCAGAACATTGGCACGACGCCGGTCGCCTCGAAGCAAAGGCTGCTCACTACGGTGGCGTGGCAACTGGGGAAGAAGCGGGAGTTTGCCCTGGAGGGGAGTGTCTTCATCGGTGGCGCCGTGGTGCAGTGGCTGCGCGATGGATTGCAACTGGTGAGGTCCGCGCAAGAGGTGGATATGCTTGCGGCCTCCGTGCAGGACAGTGGCGGGGTGTTCCTGGTGCCGGCGTTCGCCGGGCTCGGTGCACCACATTGGGATGCGTATGCACGTGGCACCATTGTGGGCCTGACCCGAGACACGAGCGCGGCCCATATCGCCCGTGCGGCGCTGGAGGGTGTCGCGTTCCAGATTGCCGACCTCATGGATGCCATTGTCGCGGACACGGGGAAGAAGCTGCCGGAGCTACGCGTGGATGGGGGCGCCTCAAAGAGTGAGCCGCTCATGCAGTTCCAAGCAGACCTGCTCGGCGTGCCTGTGGTGCGTCCAGTGGTCACGGAGACGACTGCACTGGGTGCAGCCTACCTCGCTGGGCTGGCTGTTGGGTTCTGGAAGGACACGGGTGAGATTTCCCATCAATGGCAAATCGACAAGACCTTCGAACCGAAGATGCCCAGGGCCAGGGTACAGGAACTGAGGGAACGATGGAATGAAGCTCTGAAACGTGCCCAAGGTTGGGAGCGCCAGGATTCCAAGCCGGCCAAGAAGAAGCCCGCCAGGAAATCCGCGAAGAAGAAATAG
- a CDS encoding MIP/aquaporin family protein, whose protein sequence is MEPYLGEVVGTALLILFGDGVVANVLLNKSKGQNGGWIVITAGWGLAVMIAAYSVGTVSSAHLNPAVSIGLAAIGKFDPGLVPGYIAAQMLGAMIGATLVWLAYLPHWSVTSDQGAKLGIFCTAPGIRHTPGNLICEIIGTAALVFGALAIPSESNFTVEGWSTGFGPLLIGLLVFAIGLSLGGPTGYAINPARDLGPRIMHALLPIPGKGGSDWSYAWIPVVGPIIGGLIGAGVHHLLFAQKVIEKTTLP, encoded by the coding sequence ATGGAACCCTACCTTGGAGAAGTTGTGGGCACGGCATTGCTCATCCTTTTTGGCGACGGAGTTGTCGCCAATGTGTTGTTAAACAAATCGAAAGGCCAGAATGGAGGCTGGATTGTCATCACTGCGGGCTGGGGGCTCGCGGTGATGATCGCAGCCTACTCCGTCGGTACAGTGAGTAGTGCACACCTCAATCCGGCGGTGTCCATTGGATTGGCTGCCATCGGCAAGTTTGATCCAGGATTGGTCCCTGGGTACATTGCCGCCCAAATGCTGGGAGCCATGATTGGCGCCACACTCGTGTGGCTGGCGTATCTGCCGCATTGGTCGGTAACCTCCGATCAAGGCGCGAAGCTGGGCATCTTCTGTACAGCACCCGGTATCAGGCATACGCCTGGAAACCTCATCTGCGAGATCATTGGAACGGCCGCGCTGGTCTTTGGCGCACTGGCGATTCCCTCGGAAAGCAATTTCACCGTGGAGGGCTGGTCCACGGGGTTCGGACCGCTTCTGATAGGGCTGCTGGTGTTTGCCATTGGCTTGTCGCTGGGCGGTCCCACGGGATATGCCATCAATCCTGCGCGGGATCTTGGTCCCCGCATCATGCACGCGCTGCTGCCCATTCCGGGTAAAGGAGGTTCCGACTGGAGCTACGCATGGATCCCTGTGGTGGGGCCCATCATCGGCGGGCTGATTGGTGCTGGAGTGCATCACCTGCTCTTCGCTCAGAAAGTCATCGAAAAAACCACGCTTCCCTGA
- a CDS encoding dihydrodipicolinate synthase family protein gives MNLGIRAMLDEGVAIPAHPLALNSARKLDERRQRALSRYYIAAGVGGLAVGVHTTQFAIRDPRVGLYEPVLSLAAEEMNRAVHPLVRVAGVCGETRQAVAETQTCEKLGYHVVLLSLAALRDADEDALISHCRAVAEVMPVVGFYLQPSVGGRALGFSFWRRFAEIEGVVAIKIAPFNRYQTLDVIRAVMEVGRDDIALYTGNDDNIIADFLTPYSFGGAARRIVGGLLGHWSVWTRQAVEYHRNSRNAEPTPDLLRLGVEVTDCNAAFFDAANHYHGCIAGLHEVLRRQGLLEGLWCLDESEGLSSGQKDEIDRVYAAYPHLSDDAFVAEHRDAWLRA, from the coding sequence ATGAATCTGGGGATTCGTGCCATGCTGGACGAGGGGGTCGCCATTCCTGCGCACCCGCTTGCTTTGAACTCCGCGAGGAAGCTCGATGAGCGGCGTCAGCGTGCGCTTTCGCGTTACTACATCGCGGCTGGTGTGGGTGGCCTCGCGGTGGGAGTGCATACCACGCAGTTTGCCATTCGCGATCCGCGTGTGGGGTTGTATGAGCCGGTGCTTTCCCTCGCGGCGGAGGAGATGAATCGAGCTGTTCATCCATTGGTGCGTGTTGCGGGAGTGTGTGGTGAAACGCGACAGGCCGTCGCGGAAACGCAGACGTGCGAGAAGCTCGGCTATCACGTGGTGTTGTTGAGCCTCGCTGCCCTGCGGGATGCGGATGAGGATGCTCTGATCTCCCATTGCCGTGCGGTGGCGGAGGTCATGCCGGTGGTGGGTTTCTATCTGCAGCCGAGCGTTGGGGGGCGGGCGCTGGGATTCTCCTTCTGGCGCAGGTTTGCCGAAATCGAGGGCGTGGTGGCGATCAAGATTGCGCCGTTCAACCGGTATCAGACGCTCGATGTGATTCGCGCCGTCATGGAGGTGGGGCGTGACGACATTGCCCTGTACACGGGAAATGACGACAATATCATCGCCGACTTTCTCACGCCTTATTCCTTCGGAGGTGCGGCCCGCAGGATTGTCGGCGGGTTGCTGGGGCACTGGTCAGTGTGGACCCGGCAGGCGGTGGAATATCACAGAAACAGCCGGAATGCGGAGCCAACCCCGGATTTGCTGCGACTTGGCGTGGAAGTCACCGATTGCAATGCTGCATTCTTTGATGCAGCAAATCACTATCACGGATGCATTGCAGGTCTTCATGAGGTTCTACGTCGACAGGGATTGCTGGAGGGCCTCTGGTGCCTCGATGAAAGTGAAGGCCTGAGCTCCGGTCAGAAGGATGAGATTGACCGGGTATACGCCGCCTATCCACATCTCAGCGATGACGCGTTTGTCGCAGAACATCGGGATGCCTGGCTGAGGGCTTGA
- a CDS encoding GNAT family N-acetyltransferase, translated as MNIRTYQPDDLEQMRRITIEGFDGTAIDQNVERNFGPLAGHDWRWRKARQVDEDCEVNPAGVFVMEEDGKVLGYITTRIDPGVGKGRIPNLAVDSTAQGRGIGRKLIDHAVAYCRGEGLAYVMIETMANNVVGQHLYPSCGFVEVGRQIHYALKV; from the coding sequence ATGAACATACGAACCTACCAGCCCGATGATTTGGAACAGATGCGACGCATCACCATTGAGGGATTCGATGGCACCGCGATCGACCAGAACGTGGAGCGCAACTTTGGTCCGCTCGCTGGACATGACTGGCGCTGGCGCAAGGCCCGACAGGTGGATGAGGATTGCGAGGTGAATCCAGCTGGCGTGTTCGTCATGGAGGAGGACGGGAAAGTGCTGGGATACATCACCACTCGCATTGACCCCGGTGTAGGGAAGGGGCGCATTCCCAATCTGGCGGTGGACAGCACTGCTCAGGGCCGGGGCATTGGGCGCAAACTCATTGACCATGCGGTTGCATACTGCCGTGGTGAAGGCCTGGCCTATGTGATGATTGAGACCATGGCGAACAATGTTGTGGGACAGCATCTCTATCCCTCATGCGGATTCGTGGAAGTGGGGCGGCAGATCCACTATGCGCTGAAGGTATGA
- a CDS encoding NAD-dependent epimerase/dehydratase family protein, which yields MQQPTNTTELEDLLSLPTSGVREALRALEGDVAILGAGGKMGPTLARMVRRGLDELGQHERKVFAVSRFSDAKSRAELEGHGVIVIPCDLLERAAVQSLPEVPNVIFMAGQKFGTTEAPELTWVMNTLVPANVAERYARSRIVVFSTGCVYPLVPLSGPGSREEDALNPPGEYAATCVGRERVFTHYAKQHGTRVLFFRLCYANDLRYGVLLDVARKVASGQPVDVSMGAVHVIWQGDANARAIQSLAYTSNPPLALNATGLERVSVRWLAGRFGELLGKEPIISRTEGERAWLWDASRSYEWFGPPEVSLEEMMQATAQWLRQGGATINKPTHFEATDGKF from the coding sequence ATGCAGCAACCCACAAACACCACTGAGCTTGAAGATCTCCTGAGTCTGCCGACCAGCGGAGTGCGCGAGGCGCTTCGGGCATTGGAAGGCGATGTGGCGATCCTCGGCGCTGGCGGTAAGATGGGGCCGACGCTTGCGCGCATGGTGCGGCGGGGGCTGGATGAGCTGGGCCAGCACGAGAGGAAGGTCTTCGCTGTTTCACGCTTCTCGGATGCAAAGTCCCGTGCTGAACTCGAAGGTCATGGGGTCATTGTGATCCCATGTGACTTGCTGGAGCGCGCTGCGGTCCAGTCCCTGCCGGAGGTGCCGAACGTGATTTTCATGGCGGGGCAGAAGTTTGGCACGACGGAGGCCCCGGAGCTCACGTGGGTGATGAATACTCTCGTGCCGGCGAATGTGGCGGAGCGCTATGCCAGGTCACGCATCGTGGTCTTTTCCACGGGATGTGTGTATCCACTCGTGCCATTGAGTGGCCCGGGCTCGCGAGAGGAGGATGCCCTGAATCCTCCCGGTGAATATGCTGCCACCTGTGTGGGGCGTGAGCGGGTGTTCACGCACTACGCAAAGCAGCATGGCACACGGGTGCTCTTCTTCCGGCTCTGCTATGCGAATGACCTGAGGTACGGCGTCCTTCTGGATGTGGCGCGGAAAGTGGCATCAGGGCAACCGGTGGATGTGAGCATGGGCGCCGTGCATGTCATCTGGCAGGGCGATGCGAATGCGCGGGCAATCCAAAGTCTGGCTTACACCTCGAATCCACCGCTGGCACTCAATGCCACGGGGCTGGAGCGTGTGTCTGTAAGGTGGCTGGCCGGGCGTTTTGGTGAATTACTGGGAAAGGAGCCCATCATCTCGCGAACTGAAGGAGAGCGAGCATGGCTTTGGGATGCCTCACGTTCTTACGAGTGGTTCGGACCGCCAGAGGTGAGCCTCGAAGAGATGATGCAAGCAACGGCGCAATGGCTTCGACAGGGAGGCGCTACCATCAACAAGCCTACGCACTTCGAAGCCACGGACGGAAAATTCTGA
- a CDS encoding pyridoxal phosphate-dependent aminotransferase, whose protein sequence is MPDTSTRLTNFSESVIRGMTRMANQHGAINLSQGFPDFGPPEELLVALERATRGDFHQYSVTWGAPRFRAALAAKISRFSGLALDPDEHLVVTCGSTEAMMVAMMTACNPGDKVIVFSPFYENYAADAILSGAQPIFVPLMPPDFGISMEELVKAFQQKPKAIIVCNPSNPTGKVFTREELLQILRLAEEHDAFVITDEPYEHIVYAGHEHVHFAALPGAFERTITCNSLSKTYSITGWRLGYVQASAPVIRQARKVHDFLTVGAAAPLQEAAIAGLELPDSYYEGLRDLYSLKREVFLKLLRDTGLTYTEPQGAYYVMLDVSELGFADDTSAAGWMVTEAGVAGVPGSSFFREPTKQMVRFHFAKSEATLREAGARLVDGISRRLRG, encoded by the coding sequence ATGCCTGACACTTCTACGCGCCTCACGAATTTTTCCGAATCGGTCATCCGAGGCATGACCCGAATGGCCAACCAGCATGGGGCCATCAATCTCTCACAAGGGTTCCCTGACTTTGGTCCACCGGAAGAATTGTTGGTGGCGCTTGAGCGGGCAACGAGAGGGGATTTCCACCAGTACTCGGTTACCTGGGGGGCGCCGAGATTCCGAGCGGCCCTGGCAGCGAAGATTTCGCGATTTTCCGGGCTGGCTCTGGATCCGGATGAGCATCTGGTGGTGACCTGTGGCAGCACGGAGGCGATGATGGTGGCCATGATGACTGCCTGCAATCCGGGGGACAAGGTCATCGTGTTCTCCCCGTTCTACGAGAACTATGCGGCCGACGCGATTCTCTCCGGGGCGCAGCCCATCTTTGTACCACTGATGCCACCAGACTTTGGCATTTCCATGGAAGAGCTTGTGAAGGCGTTTCAGCAGAAGCCCAAGGCCATCATCGTGTGCAATCCCTCCAATCCCACGGGCAAGGTATTCACACGGGAGGAGTTGCTGCAGATTCTTCGGCTGGCTGAGGAGCATGATGCCTTTGTGATCACGGACGAACCGTATGAGCACATCGTGTATGCTGGCCATGAGCACGTGCATTTCGCCGCGCTCCCGGGGGCTTTTGAGAGGACGATCACCTGCAATTCACTCTCCAAAACGTACTCCATCACCGGCTGGCGCCTGGGATATGTACAGGCCAGCGCGCCGGTGATCCGGCAGGCAAGGAAGGTGCATGATTTTCTCACCGTGGGCGCCGCAGCGCCACTGCAGGAGGCGGCCATCGCAGGACTCGAACTTCCCGACAGCTACTATGAAGGACTGAGAGATCTCTACAGCCTGAAGCGTGAGGTGTTCTTGAAACTCCTTCGCGACACAGGACTGACTTACACGGAGCCTCAGGGGGCCTACTATGTGATGCTGGATGTGTCTGAGCTGGGCTTTGCAGATGACACCAGTGCAGCCGGGTGGATGGTGACAGAGGCCGGTGTGGCTGGCGTGCCGGGTTCCAGCTTTTTCCGCGAGCCGACGAAGCAGATGGTTCGCTTTCACTTTGCGAAGAGCGAGGCGACACTGCGTGAAGCGGGGGCGCGATTGGTGGATGGGATTTCGCGAAGATTGCGCGGGTAA